One Bombus fervidus isolate BK054 chromosome 2, iyBomFerv1, whole genome shotgun sequence DNA segment encodes these proteins:
- the LOC139993923 gene encoding uncharacterized protein isoform X1, whose protein sequence is MIMYTVAEDHMGDTEIAQVIAFICGIIVILLMIMGLASTDWLMALGWRQGLFVHCIEEAAPTPLPFNVPDSAGCFQARDVAYIKAAAALCVICLITDIAATILTGLGLRSQDNRDKHKYYRFAVFCMGFALVSLLIALVIYPVCFAAELNFGNRPMWEFGWAYGVGWGAAIFLFGGAVLLLCDKESEEIYYKERKIVRDDVGGGGSMIGMGHHGGRSGTQLA, encoded by the exons ATGATCATGTATACAGTCGCGGAAGATCACATGGGCGATACTGAAATCGCACAG GTGATAGCATTCATATGTggaataatagtaatattattaatgataatgGGCTTAGCCTCTACCGACTGGTTAATGGCATTGGGATGGAGACAAGGTCTATTTGTACATTGCATTGAAGAAGCAGCACCTACTCCTCTCCCATTTAATGTGCCAGATTCGGCAGGATGTTTTCAAGCTAGAGACGTTG CTTATATAAAAGCAGCTGCTGCCTTATGTGTCATATGTTTAATAACAGATATTGCAGCAACGATTCTCACTGGTCTTGGTTTGAGGTCACAAGATAATCGTgacaaacataaatattatagatttGCAGTCTTCTGTATGGGATTTGCAC tGGTATCACTCTTAATAGCTTTAGTAATATACCCAGTGTGTTTTGCTGCAGAACTTAACTTTG gAAACCGACCAATGTGGGAATTTGGTTGGGCATACGGAGTTGGTTGGGGTGCGGCTATATTTTTGTTTGGTGGAGCAGTGTTGTTATTATGCGATAAGGAAagcgaagaaatttattacaaagaaagaaaaatcgttcGCGATGATGTCGGCGGCGGCGGTTCTATGATTGGTATGGGACATCATGGTGGACGAAGTGGGACGCAATTAGCCTAG
- the LOC139993923 gene encoding transmembrane protein 47 isoform X2: MPQATTIETITITRPFKVIAFICGIIVILLMIMGLASTDWLMALGWRQGLFVHCIEEAAPTPLPFNVPDSAGCFQARDVAYIKAAAALCVICLITDIAATILTGLGLRSQDNRDKHKYYRFAVFCMGFALVSLLIALVIYPVCFAAELNFGNRPMWEFGWAYGVGWGAAIFLFGGAVLLLCDKESEEIYYKERKIVRDDVGGGGSMIGMGHHGGRSGTQLA, from the exons GTGATAGCATTCATATGTggaataatagtaatattattaatgataatgGGCTTAGCCTCTACCGACTGGTTAATGGCATTGGGATGGAGACAAGGTCTATTTGTACATTGCATTGAAGAAGCAGCACCTACTCCTCTCCCATTTAATGTGCCAGATTCGGCAGGATGTTTTCAAGCTAGAGACGTTG CTTATATAAAAGCAGCTGCTGCCTTATGTGTCATATGTTTAATAACAGATATTGCAGCAACGATTCTCACTGGTCTTGGTTTGAGGTCACAAGATAATCGTgacaaacataaatattatagatttGCAGTCTTCTGTATGGGATTTGCAC tGGTATCACTCTTAATAGCTTTAGTAATATACCCAGTGTGTTTTGCTGCAGAACTTAACTTTG gAAACCGACCAATGTGGGAATTTGGTTGGGCATACGGAGTTGGTTGGGGTGCGGCTATATTTTTGTTTGGTGGAGCAGTGTTGTTATTATGCGATAAGGAAagcgaagaaatttattacaaagaaagaaaaatcgttcGCGATGATGTCGGCGGCGGCGGTTCTATGATTGGTATGGGACATCATGGTGGACGAAGTGGGACGCAATTAGCCTAG